A single window of Buchnera aphidicola (Aphis nasturtii) DNA harbors:
- the nuoH gene encoding NADH-quinone oxidoreductase subunit NuoH → MTYFGIEILEIFLGFFKIISFVILFIFFSAMLSVFERRLLAFFQNRHGPNRVGYFGSLQLCADMIKILFKEDWVPKFSRKFIFILSPIISFVSLLFVVPIIPFIPNHPIINLNIGVLFFLMMAGLSVYSILFAGWSSNNKYALLGAIRASAQTLSYEVFLGLSLMGVVAKSGSFRIIDIINNQKEIWNIIPQFLGFLSFFIAGLAICHRHPFDQPESEQELADGYHIEYSGMKFGFFFIGEYISIVTISSLITVMFFGGCAGLGGPSFFWFFLKMIFFIILFILIRASLPRPRYDQILSFGWKICLPMTLLNLLLTAFFILI, encoded by the coding sequence ATGACATACTTTGGAATAGAAATATTAGAAATATTTTTAGGATTTTTTAAAATAATATCATTTGTTATTTTATTCATATTTTTTTCAGCAATGTTAAGTGTTTTTGAACGTAGATTATTAGCATTTTTTCAAAATAGACATGGTCCTAATCGAGTTGGTTATTTTGGTAGTTTACAACTGTGTGCAGATATGATTAAGATTTTATTTAAAGAAGATTGGGTTCCGAAATTTAGTAGAAAATTTATTTTTATCTTATCTCCAATTATATCTTTTGTTTCTTTATTATTCGTCGTTCCAATAATTCCATTTATTCCAAATCATCCTATAATTAACTTAAATATAGGAGTATTATTTTTTTTAATGATGGCCGGTTTATCTGTTTATTCTATCTTATTCGCTGGCTGGTCGAGTAATAACAAATATGCTTTATTAGGAGCTATTCGAGCTTCTGCGCAGACTTTAAGTTATGAAGTTTTTTTAGGATTATCCTTAATGGGAGTTGTTGCTAAATCGGGATCGTTTAGAATTATTGATATTATAAATAATCAAAAAGAAATTTGGAACATCATACCTCAATTTTTAGGGTTTTTATCTTTTTTTATAGCTGGATTAGCTATTTGTCATAGACATCCTTTTGATCAACCAGAGTCTGAACAAGAGTTAGCTGACGGTTATCACATTGAATATTCTGGAATGAAATTTGGTTTTTTTTTCATCGGAGAATATATCTCAATTGTTACAATTTCATCATTAATAACAGTAATGTTTTTTGGCGGATGCGCTGGTTTAGGAGGACCTAGTTTTTTTTGGTTTTTTTTGAAAATGATATTTTTTATTATTTTATTTATTTTGATTCGAGCTTCTTTACCAAGACCTAGATATGATCAAATATTATCTTTCGGATGGAAAATATGTTTGCCTATGACATTATTAAACTTGCTTTTAACAGCTTTTTTTATATTAATCTAA
- a CDS encoding NADH-quinone oxidoreductase subunit N, producing the protein MIINLRELIALLPFLILIAGLVIVIFSISYNRNHFFIAILSIFILITTFLSLYFLISIVPINITILFNINRYSIFYIAIILISSIATCVFSYSWLLNYPFNKEEFYLLLLLSTLGAICLTVSNNMSSIFISIELMSLPVFGLIAYSNYANYALEASFKYLILSAISSSFLLLGISWIYVISGDLSISSIHGYLSLTPNNEKLVLLFGIVMVLFSFLFKLSLVPFHLWTSDIYQGTPSSILSFFSVSGKVALFSVLLNIFSCNFFENNTMLYVLLSLVSIFSILFGNLMAIFQVNMKRFFGYSSISQLGYLLIVLLALKNNYIFSLETVIIYLFNYLFINISYFGIINLFSRSSNDLDLINSYRGLFWSQPILSSIMTLALLSLAGIPITLGFIGKFYILSIVIKNHLWLIGLSFLFGTILGFYGYFRLIINLYLKPSNQLLINKKLIFNMWCIDTPSKILILFSGIMLLILGLFPHPLIYLFNLTA; encoded by the coding sequence ATGATAATAAATTTACGAGAATTAATTGCTTTATTGCCTTTTTTGATTTTAATAGCAGGTTTAGTAATAGTTATATTTTCTATTTCTTATAATCGAAATCATTTTTTCATTGCTATATTAAGCATATTTATTTTAATTACAACATTTCTTTCATTATATTTTTTAATTTCAATTGTTCCTATAAATATTACTATTTTATTTAATATTAATAGGTATTCTATTTTTTATATTGCTATTATTTTAATTTCTAGTATTGCTACTTGTGTTTTTTCATATTCATGGCTATTAAATTATCCTTTTAATAAAGAAGAATTTTATTTACTACTCCTTCTTTCAACATTAGGTGCAATTTGCTTAACTGTTTCTAATAATATGTCATCAATATTTATTAGTATCGAATTAATGTCATTACCCGTTTTTGGTTTAATCGCATATTCAAATTATGCAAATTACGCTTTAGAAGCGTCTTTTAAATACCTGATTTTATCGGCTATATCTTCTTCTTTTCTATTGCTTGGTATTTCTTGGATATATGTTATTTCTGGAGATTTAAGCATTTCCTCTATTCATGGTTATTTATCATTAACACCTAATAATGAAAAATTAGTTTTATTGTTTGGAATAGTAATGGTGTTATTTTCTTTTTTATTTAAATTATCGTTAGTTCCATTTCATTTATGGACATCAGATATTTATCAAGGTACACCTTCTTCAATTTTATCATTTTTTTCTGTTTCTGGAAAAGTAGCTCTTTTTAGTGTGTTATTAAATATATTTTCATGTAATTTTTTTGAAAATAATACAATGTTATATGTACTATTATCATTAGTAAGTATTTTTTCGATATTATTTGGTAATTTAATGGCTATTTTTCAAGTGAATATGAAAAGATTTTTTGGATATTCATCAATATCGCAATTAGGTTATTTATTAATTGTGTTACTTGCTTTAAAAAACAATTACATTTTTTCTTTAGAAACAGTTATTATTTATCTATTTAATTATTTGTTTATTAACATATCATATTTTGGTATTATTAATTTGTTTTCCCGTTCATCTAATGATTTAGATTTAATTAATTCATATAGAGGATTGTTTTGGTCACAACCTATTTTAAGTTCCATTATGACGCTTGCTTTACTTTCTTTAGCTGGAATTCCTATAACTCTAGGTTTTATTGGAAAATTTTATATTTTATCTATTGTAATAAAAAACCATTTATGGTTAATTGGATTAAGTTTTTTATTTGGAACGATATTAGGTTTCTACGGTTATTTTAGATTAATTATTAATTTGTATTTAAAACCATCAAATCAATTATTAATTAATAAAAAACTTATATTTAATATGTGGTGCATTGATACTCCCTCTAAAATTTTAATATTATTTTCTGGAATAATGTTATTAATATTAGGATTATTCCCGCATCCATTAATATATTTATTCAATTTAACTGCATAG
- the nuoL gene encoding NADH-quinone oxidoreductase subunit L, whose translation MNIIFLIILFPLFSFFILSVTQGILSKRNIAVIGVGSIFFAFLITFFYSIIFINHSYQFWFQKLWCWINIDTLKIDCNLILDGLSLSMLGVITGIGLLIHIFSIWYMNNKEGYSRFFAYTNLFIASMSLLVLADNLILMYIGWEGVSLCSYLLIGFYYKSIDNNKCALKAFILTRISDIFLIIAIFLIFQKYGTFDFQKIKFLSNFIRVDNSIINFITFFLLIGVIGKSAQFPLQTWLSDAMVGPTPVSALIHAATMVTVGIYLIGRMYFLFLLTPNILYIMSFIGVITILLSSFSALVQTDIKRILAYSTMSQIGYMFLSLGVQAWSAAITHLITHAVFKALLFLSAGSLIISCKNEKNIFKISKITIKCPILYISFIFGGASLISFPLITSGFYSKGNILYSVLQSGHINLFLFGLFGSLLTSIYTCRMIFVLFYKCSFSNFLGKKRLAHNFPLFVLLILSSILGIYIVPSLSFVFPIFKYSINEKILFEIVSSSVSFLGIWIAYYLWVKNTNFIGKILKLKIFRSIHYFLLNGWCFDSLYNLFFVNSYLYISNILFSDPFNKINIFFINMIKNFNLILLKTVNGNVKWYIESMILGVNLIFILILFS comes from the coding sequence ATGAATATTATTTTCTTGATAATTTTATTTCCATTATTTAGTTTTTTTATTTTATCTGTGACACAAGGAATATTGTCTAAAAGAAATATAGCTGTTATAGGAGTTGGTTCAATATTTTTTGCATTTCTTATCACTTTTTTTTACAGTATTATTTTCATTAATCACTCTTATCAATTTTGGTTTCAAAAGTTATGGTGCTGGATAAATATTGATACATTGAAAATAGATTGTAATTTAATTTTAGACGGTTTATCTTTAAGTATGTTGGGAGTAATTACAGGAATAGGTTTATTAATACATATTTTCTCTATCTGGTATATGAATAATAAAGAAGGTTATTCACGTTTCTTTGCTTATACTAATCTATTTATAGCAAGTATGTCTTTATTGGTATTAGCAGATAATTTAATACTTATGTATATTGGATGGGAAGGAGTAAGTCTTTGTTCTTATTTATTAATTGGATTTTATTATAAAAGTATTGATAATAATAAGTGCGCTTTAAAAGCTTTTATTTTAACACGCATTTCAGATATATTTTTAATCATTGCAATTTTTTTAATATTTCAAAAATACGGAACTTTTGATTTTCAAAAAATAAAATTTTTATCAAATTTTATCCGTGTAGATAACTCGATTATAAATTTTATAACATTTTTTTTGTTAATAGGAGTAATTGGTAAATCAGCGCAATTTCCTTTACAAACTTGGTTATCAGATGCTATGGTGGGCCCCACCCCTGTTTCAGCTTTAATTCATGCCGCGACTATGGTAACAGTAGGTATCTATTTGATAGGAAGAATGTATTTTTTATTTTTATTAACCCCAAATATATTATATATTATGAGTTTTATTGGTGTTATAACAATATTACTTTCGAGTTTTTCTGCATTAGTTCAGACAGATATAAAACGTATTCTTGCATATTCTACTATGAGTCAAATAGGATATATGTTTTTATCGTTAGGTGTGCAAGCATGGTCCGCTGCAATTACACATTTAATTACACATGCTGTTTTTAAAGCATTACTGTTTTTGTCTGCTGGTTCTTTAATTATTTCTTGTAAAAATGAAAAAAATATATTTAAAATATCGAAAATAACTATAAAATGCCCGATTTTATATATAAGTTTTATTTTTGGAGGAGCATCTTTAATTTCATTTCCATTAATTACATCTGGTTTTTATAGCAAAGGTAATATTTTATATAGTGTATTACAAAGTGGTCATATTAATTTGTTTTTATTTGGTTTATTTGGTTCATTATTAACATCTATTTATACATGTAGAATGATTTTTGTTTTGTTTTACAAATGTAGTTTTTCTAATTTTTTAGGTAAGAAAAGATTAGCACATAATTTTCCATTGTTCGTTTTGTTAATACTTTCTAGTATTCTCGGTATTTATATTGTACCTTCACTATCTTTTGTATTTCCTATATTTAAATATTCGATAAATGAAAAAATTTTATTTGAAATTGTATCTAGTTCTGTATCTTTTTTAGGAATTTGGATTGCATATTACTTATGGGTGAAGAATACAAATTTTATTGGTAAAATATTAAAATTAAAAATTTTTCGATCTATACATTATTTTTTATTAAATGGATGGTGTTTTGATTCGTTATATAATTTGTTTTTTGTTAATTCATATTTATATATTTCTAATATTTTATTTTCTGATCCATTTAATAAAATTAATATTTTTTTTATTAATATGATTAAAAATTTTAATTTAATTTTATTAAAAACTGTTAATGGAAATGTAAAATGGTATATAGAATCAATGATATTAGGAGTAAATTTAATTTTTATATTAATTTTATTTTCATAA
- the nuoG gene encoding NADH-quinone oxidoreductase subunit NuoG: protein MSKIYVNQKKYYVNKSHNLLQACLSIGLDIPYFCWHPKLGSIGACRQCAVTQYNNLSDSQGRLIMSCMTPIIDGSIISTNDYTSKTFRKNIVELLLINHPHDCPVCEEGGNCHLQDMTVMNKHHIRNYRFLKRTHKNQYLGSFIKHEMNRCIGCYRCIRYYKDYADGKDLNVYGTNSNIYFGRIEDGILENEHSGNLIEICPTGVFTDKTHSKQYNRKWDMQYAPSICQSCSIGCNISIGERYGEIRRIENRYHQHINHYFICDLGRFGYSHNYLKNRPKNPSCITHKKLKVLSFNEAIKEAVNFFRRYKNIIGVGSARATIENNFALKELVGENNFSHGMSLKEESCLKLVLNVFKNNDLYIPSLKEIEDYDVILILGEDLTQTSPRIALAVRQAIKNKAKDIAELNGIPKWNANVVSNIAENHKNSLYITYTHETKLDDISDWCYFAPIHDQSKFGSAIAYNLDNSLPSVKDLSSFLLKQAAVISKKLLNAKKVLIISGTSSFSTSIIKTAINIAISIKNKKINHIALTFLTSCSNTLGLGLLGGISIEQAYQRLSQKKADAIIFMEYDLYRYFSQYDCENFLRNKNNVLVIDHQYTNTYKNASLNLPCLNFSESSGTIINFEGRAQRFFQVYDPMFINQKNCLYESWKWLHLIHCKFLNKEISWLNLDDVITSYSNKYPIFKKIKTSLPNADFRINQQKIARSPNRYSGRTALKSHIDIHEHSQPQDVNTMFSFSMEGFNQPNKSLSYIPFAWFPGWNSPQAWNKFQAEVGEELISGDSGVHLFKDNKKIKDIYLSFKINIKKKYWYIIPYYHIFGNEELTQYSSIIQENIIIPYALISELDAIEIGLKKDSTIEFDCLNKNFCLNIRVSKNLHKKQIGLPIGRKGFPIDLVGKKIKYIREFIK, encoded by the coding sequence ATGTCTAAAATTTATGTAAATCAAAAAAAATACTATGTAAATAAATCTCATAATTTACTACAGGCATGTCTTTCAATTGGATTAGATATTCCTTATTTTTGTTGGCATCCTAAATTGGGTAGTATAGGAGCTTGTCGACAATGCGCGGTAACACAGTATAATAATTTGTCAGATTCTCAAGGACGATTAATTATGTCTTGTATGACTCCTATAATAGATGGATCTATTATTTCAACTAATGATTATACATCAAAAACATTTAGAAAAAATATAGTAGAACTTTTGCTAATAAATCATCCGCATGATTGTCCTGTATGTGAAGAAGGTGGTAATTGTCATTTACAGGATATGACCGTGATGAATAAGCATCATATTCGCAATTATCGATTTTTGAAAAGAACACATAAAAATCAATATTTAGGCTCTTTTATTAAACATGAAATGAATCGTTGCATTGGATGTTACCGTTGTATTCGATATTATAAAGATTACGCAGATGGCAAAGATTTAAATGTTTATGGTACTAATAGTAATATTTATTTTGGTCGTATAGAAGATGGAATCTTAGAAAACGAGCATTCAGGTAATTTAATTGAAATATGTCCTACTGGAGTTTTTACTGATAAGACACATTCCAAACAATATAATCGAAAATGGGATATGCAGTATGCTCCTAGTATATGTCAAAGTTGTAGTATAGGTTGTAATATTAGTATAGGTGAACGATATGGTGAAATACGTCGTATAGAAAATAGATATCATCAACACATAAACCATTATTTTATTTGTGATTTAGGACGTTTTGGATATTCACATAATTATTTAAAAAACCGACCCAAAAATCCTTCTTGTATTACTCATAAAAAATTAAAAGTATTAAGTTTTAATGAAGCAATAAAAGAAGCAGTAAATTTTTTTCGACGTTATAAAAATATTATTGGTGTTGGTTCGGCACGTGCTACTATAGAAAATAATTTTGCATTGAAAGAGTTAGTTGGAGAAAATAATTTCTCTCATGGAATGTCTCTTAAAGAAGAGTCTTGTTTAAAGCTGGTTTTAAATGTTTTTAAGAACAATGATTTATATATTCCATCTTTAAAAGAAATTGAAGATTATGATGTTATTTTAATTCTTGGAGAAGATTTAACACAAACATCACCGCGTATTGCATTAGCAGTGCGGCAAGCTATTAAAAACAAAGCTAAAGATATAGCTGAATTAAATGGAATACCGAAATGGAATGCAAACGTTGTATCTAATATTGCAGAAAATCATAAAAATTCTTTATATATTACTTATACACATGAAACTAAATTAGATGATATTTCTGACTGGTGTTATTTCGCACCAATTCATGATCAATCAAAATTTGGCTCTGCAATTGCATATAATTTAGATAATAGTTTACCATCTGTTAAAGATTTAAGTTCGTTTTTACTTAAACAAGCTGCTGTTATCTCAAAAAAATTACTTAACGCAAAAAAAGTATTAATTATTTCTGGTACAAGTTCATTTAGTACATCTATTATAAAAACAGCTATTAATATAGCAATATCTATTAAAAATAAAAAAATAAATCATATTGCTCTTACTTTTTTAACATCTTGTTCGAATACATTAGGATTAGGGTTACTTGGTGGAATTTCCATAGAACAAGCATATCAGAGATTAAGCCAAAAAAAAGCAGATGCTATTATATTTATGGAATACGATTTATATCGTTATTTTTCTCAATATGATTGTGAGAATTTTTTAAGAAATAAAAATAATGTTTTAGTAATAGATCATCAATACACTAACACTTATAAAAATGCTTCACTTAATTTACCTTGTTTAAATTTTTCAGAAAGCTCTGGTACAATAATTAATTTTGAAGGTAGAGCGCAGCGTTTTTTTCAAGTTTATGATCCAATGTTCATTAATCAAAAAAACTGTCTTTATGAAAGTTGGAAATGGTTGCATTTGATTCATTGTAAATTTTTAAATAAAGAAATATCTTGGTTGAATTTAGATGATGTGATTACTTCATATAGCAATAAGTATCCTATTTTTAAAAAAATAAAAACATCTTTACCAAATGCTGATTTTCGAATAAATCAGCAAAAAATAGCTCGCTCTCCTAATCGTTATAGTGGTCGAACTGCTTTAAAATCTCATATTGATATTCATGAACATTCTCAACCTCAAGATGTTAATACTATGTTTTCTTTTTCTATGGAAGGTTTTAATCAGCCCAATAAATCACTATCATATATTCCATTCGCTTGGTTTCCTGGCTGGAATTCACCACAAGCATGGAATAAATTTCAAGCAGAGGTTGGTGAAGAATTGATCTCTGGAGATTCAGGAGTTCATTTATTTAAAGATAATAAAAAAATTAAGGATATTTATTTATCTTTTAAAATAAATATTAAAAAAAAATATTGGTATATAATTCCATATTATCATATTTTTGGAAATGAAGAATTAACACAGTATTCATCTATTATTCAAGAAAATATAATTATACCATATGCGTTGATAAGTGAATTAGATGCAATAGAAATAGGTTTAAAAAAAGATTCCACAATAGAGTTTGATTGTTTAAATAAAAATTTTTGTTTAAATATAAGAGTATCTAAGAATTTACATAAAAAACAAATTGGATTGCCTATAGGAAGAAAAGGTTTTCCTATTGATTTAGTTGGAAAAAAAATTAAATATATAAGAGAATTTATTAAATGA
- the nuoK gene encoding NADH-quinone oxidoreductase subunit NuoK: MISLFHGLCLSLILFILGLTSLIVRRNMLFILMSLEIMINAAALSLVIVSTYWKQPDGQIMYIIAITLAASEASIALALLLQLYRNKKTLNVNLLSEMSG; encoded by the coding sequence ATGATTTCTTTGTTTCATGGTTTATGTTTATCATTAATATTATTTATTTTAGGTTTAACATCTCTTATAGTTCGTCGTAATATGTTATTTATATTAATGAGTTTAGAAATAATGATCAATGCAGCTGCATTATCGTTAGTAATAGTTAGTACATATTGGAAACAACCAGATGGTCAAATAATGTATATTATTGCCATTACATTAGCTGCATCTGAAGCTAGTATAGCATTAGCATTGTTACTTCAATTATATAGAAATAAAAAAACATTAAATGTTAACTTGTTAAGTGAGATGAGTGGATGA
- a CDS encoding NuoM family protein, with the protein MLLSLLVIIPFFGSIISFFSFKLKKCIPRYIAILSIVLTLLISIKMWFFGDLYTYQINYYPNWHRELILSWIPRFGIEFHLAIDSFSIIMLFLTFFLGIIAILCSWNEIKENEGFFYFNLMLVLTGVIGIFIAFDLFLFFFFWEIILVPMYFLISLWGNDKKNKTNAIHAANKFFIYSQISGLIMLISIFLLVFNYYQNTHILTFNYNLLLFSSINPNIEYIVMLGFFISFIIKIPIAPFHGWLADFHAESTYCGAVDIVGALLKTAPYALLRYNMTLFPNTIEKFAPIAMFLGLFSIFYGAVLAFSQINIKRLIAYASISHMGLILIAVYSNSEIAFQGIVIQIISSSLSTSALCIISGQIYKYFKTQNILKMGGLWSNIYWIPAFSLFFALANLGLPGTGNFIGEFLILFGIFNTYSIVSIIAIISIVFSSIYSLYMIQRIYYGSSQKNYSIIFPNIKEFGILIILIFALFFLGLIPQKILNISKDTISSIYYFQKKFVNSISKTRL; encoded by the coding sequence ATGTTGCTTTCTTTATTAGTTATCATTCCATTTTTTGGCAGTATTATCTCTTTTTTTTCTTTTAAATTAAAAAAATGTATTCCGCGCTATATTGCGATACTAAGTATAGTATTAACACTTTTAATTTCTATTAAAATGTGGTTTTTTGGAGATTTATATACGTATCAAATAAATTATTATCCTAATTGGCATCGTGAATTAATACTAAGTTGGATCCCAAGATTTGGAATTGAATTTCATTTAGCTATTGATAGTTTTTCGATCATCATGTTATTTCTAACTTTTTTTTTAGGAATTATTGCTATTTTATGTTCATGGAACGAAATTAAAGAAAACGAAGGATTTTTTTATTTTAACTTGATGTTAGTTTTAACTGGAGTTATAGGAATTTTTATTGCTTTTGATTTGTTTTTGTTTTTCTTTTTTTGGGAAATTATATTGGTTCCAATGTATTTTTTAATTTCACTATGGGGGAACGATAAAAAAAATAAAACGAATGCGATACATGCTGCAAATAAATTTTTTATATATTCTCAAATATCTGGTTTAATAATGTTAATATCAATTTTTTTATTAGTTTTTAACTATTATCAAAATACTCATATTTTAACATTTAATTATAATTTATTGTTATTTAGTTCGATTAATCCGAATATAGAATATATTGTTATGTTAGGTTTTTTTATTTCCTTTATTATTAAAATACCTATTGCTCCATTTCATGGATGGTTAGCGGATTTTCATGCTGAATCTACATATTGTGGCGCAGTGGATATAGTTGGAGCTTTATTAAAAACTGCTCCTTATGCACTTTTACGTTATAATATGACGCTTTTTCCCAATACAATAGAAAAATTTGCTCCTATTGCAATGTTCCTAGGTTTATTTAGTATTTTTTATGGGGCTGTACTTGCTTTTTCTCAAATAAATATTAAACGTTTAATTGCGTATGCTTCTATTTCTCATATGGGATTGATTTTGATTGCTGTTTATAGCAATAGTGAAATTGCTTTTCAGGGAATAGTTATACAAATAATATCTAGTAGCTTATCTACTTCTGCTTTATGTATTATATCAGGTCAAATTTATAAATATTTTAAAACTCAAAATATTCTTAAAATGGGTGGATTATGGTCCAATATTTATTGGATTCCTGCTTTTTCTTTATTTTTTGCTTTAGCAAATTTAGGGCTACCAGGAACAGGAAATTTTATTGGTGAATTTTTAATTTTATTTGGAATTTTTAACACATATTCGATTGTTTCTATTATTGCTATAATAAGTATTGTTTTTTCTTCTATTTATTCTTTATATATGATTCAAAGAATTTATTATGGTTCTTCGCAAAAAAATTATTCAATAATTTTTCCTAATATTAAAGAATTTGGAATATTAATAATTTTAATCTTTGCATTATTTTTTCTAGGTTTAATACCTCAAAAAATATTAAATATTTCGAAAGATACTATATCTTCTATATACTATTTTCAAAAAAAATTTGTGAATTCTATTTCAAAAACAAGGTTATAA
- the nuoJ gene encoding NADH-quinone oxidoreductase subunit J, whose protein sequence is MNFAFYTCSFIAIISTLLVIIQKNAVYALLYLIVSILSISGIFFTIGAFFAGALEVIIYAGAIIVLFIFVIMMLNLGSKDDIKEKKYLHPIFWLIPSFLTLILFLSMTYVIFFLKEKKIEFFFMDTKTIGINLFGPYLLLVELASFLLLSALVVVFHIGTEKKINQKK, encoded by the coding sequence ATGAATTTCGCTTTTTATACATGTTCTTTTATAGCTATAATTTCCACATTATTAGTAATTATTCAAAAAAATGCAGTTTATGCTTTACTCTATTTAATAGTTTCAATTTTATCGATATCAGGTATTTTTTTTACAATTGGAGCATTTTTTGCAGGCGCTCTTGAAGTTATTATATACGCAGGTGCAATTATAGTTTTGTTTATTTTTGTCATTATGATGTTAAATCTTGGAAGCAAAGATGATATAAAAGAAAAAAAATATTTACATCCTATTTTTTGGTTGATACCAAGTTTTTTGACTTTAATTCTATTTCTATCAATGACATATGTTATTTTTTTTCTTAAAGAAAAAAAAATCGAATTTTTTTTTATGGATACCAAAACTATAGGTATTAATTTGTTTGGTCCTTATTTATTGCTGGTTGAACTTGCTTCTTTTCTTTTATTATCTGCTTTAGTTGTAGTTTTTCATATTGGCACTGAAAAAAAAATAAATCAAAAAAAATAA
- the nuoI gene encoding NADH-quinone oxidoreductase subunit NuoI gives MNLKRIIVAFFTQIRSIWMVFINIFSKSETKLYPEEKVYLPPRYRGRIILTRNKNGDERCVACNLCAVVCPVDCISLQKSEKIGGRWYPEFFRINFSRCIFCGLCEEACPTAAIQLTSDFELSDFKRYNLVYEKQDLLISGPGKYPNYNFYHFSGALISGKKTGDLDTESSPVNVKTLLP, from the coding sequence ATGAACTTAAAAAGAATTATTGTTGCATTTTTTACGCAAATAAGAAGTATTTGGATGGTTTTCATAAATATATTTTCTAAGTCTGAAACTAAATTATATCCAGAAGAAAAAGTTTATTTACCACCTAGATATCGTGGACGTATTATATTAACAAGAAATAAAAATGGAGATGAGCGATGTGTTGCGTGTAATTTATGCGCAGTAGTTTGTCCAGTTGATTGTATTTCTTTACAAAAATCTGAAAAAATAGGTGGTCGTTGGTATCCGGAATTTTTTAGAATTAATTTTTCTCGTTGTATTTTTTGCGGTTTGTGTGAGGAAGCTTGTCCTACTGCTGCGATTCAATTAACTTCTGATTTTGAATTATCAGATTTTAAAAGGTATAATTTAGTTTACGAAAAACAAGATTTATTAATTTCTGGTCCTGGCAAATATCCTAATTATAATTTTTATCATTTTTCTGGTGCTCTTATTAGCGGTAAAAAAACAGGCGATCTAGATACAGAATCATCACCTGTCAATGTTAAGACTTTATTGCCATAG